In Oryza sativa Japonica Group chromosome 11, ASM3414082v1, the following are encoded in one genomic region:
- the LOC4349978 gene encoding uncharacterized protein, whose protein sequence is MTPSHGAAAAAASSSAGAGRRAATFAGASVFLSRSLVAPEVYDAVHDALRLNGAEVFLCADPARTGPLDFHVISSSSHERFADLRAKGCNLLGPQCILSCAKEHRFLPKQGYTCCLAMDGVKILCSGFEKDEKAKIEQLVTAMGGTLQNKAYTDANFVIAKDVLAAKYKWAVNTLKKPIVSRNWLEQCWIEHRVVPHEPYRIPPFSGLNICITKLNVDERRELAKIIVQNGGQYSANLTRRCTHLVSNEPGGDKYVVAQKWGNIHIVVPKWIDQSVARKVCLDESAYLVCQNSTNINGVKHSLKEQHNPEISSASFQPVPTTSVDDSVSTSQYVPASFDDASKICSTDIGAPSFQETKELQVDSHVAEDSEAEDDDLYLSNCRISLVGFEEKESSRLVMMIRNGGGSRHVMLSERLTHIILGAPSEEEKKEVRRLAAWGVINVVKATWLEDCNKAKKEVKVSPSYVANELLAKEFSCAVMEKTVMRETKAAKNSGGIFHIPTVNDLHDKQLGNDLSSERKSARGKHETMNSNRTATKSAISSQQNGVASTSEYHPKFQVNSSAINRQSSRSSNTFKGRIFCFSNSFSHDRRAQVVDWVREGGGIMVDDAQSTVVDFIIESHGQNSMLRDSSHSTAVSTHWIRSCLEEGCFQDVGSHPIFSPLCCRIPFPGFEDFRFCVSQYEEKDRLLLKNLCFILGSKFTEKATKKVTHLICKFASGPKYEAYYSRGIPTITAEWLFECVRQDRIVPFDQFQPKPPTSQDRDAGLCTVSQYPTQAAKTISRFDCSESHTESQLPRSSSKYNSGNASVNEEPNDPGVSKRRRLSEFGKANDTSGNIGRTEELQDSTPVPDVADAIEDLLVQSSKIQDVQPPRSIFAPDDSVLNQDQENTHSFGISRHWLNMPQKLHSTPDTKVQSGNSATTSAAPPAAATAYYPFSETQTESQVVGYEEDLTGRQKIIDRVRSQSINVTPAAEMSSDT, encoded by the exons ATGACGCCGTCGCACGGcgccgcggctgcggcggcgtcgtcctccgccggcgccgggcgGAGGGCCGCGACATTCGCGGGGGCGAGCGTGTTCCTGTCGCGGAGCCTGGTGGCACCCGAGGTGTACGACGCCGTGCACGACGCGCTCCGCCTCAACGGCGCCGAGGTCTTCCTCTGCGCCGACCCCGCCCGGACGGGGCCGCTCGACTTCCAcgtcatctcctcctcctcccac GAGAGGTTCGCGGATCTGAGAGCCAAAGGCTGCAATTTACTCG GACCACAGTGCATTCTTTCCTGTGCGAAGGAACACCGCTTCCTACCTAAGCAAGGTTATACTTGTTGTCTTGCAATGGATGGGGTTAAGATACTTTGCTCAGGTTTTGAAAAAGATGAGAAG GCAAAGATTGAACAATTAGTGACAGCTATGGGAGGTACTTTACAAAACAAAGCATACACGGATGCTAACTTTGTAATTGCAAAGGATGTATTGGCTGCCAAATACAAA TGGGCTGTGAATACTCTGAAGAAGCCTATTGTCAGCAGGAACTGGTTAGAGCAATGTTGGATTGAACATCGTGTTGTACCTCATGAACCTTACAGAATCCCTCCTTTTTCTGGGTTGAATATTTGCATCACCAAACTGAATGTAG ACGAACGGAGGGAGTTGGCAAAAATAATAGTGCAGAATGGTGGCCAGTATTCAGCAAATCTTACACGGCGGTGCACTCATTTAGTTTCAAAT GAACCTGGAGGTGACAAGTATGTTGTGGCCCAAAAATGGGGTAATATCCACATAGTAGTTCCCAAATGGATCGACCAATCTGTTGCTCGAAAAG TTTGCCTTGATGAAAGTGCATACCTTGTTTGTCAGAATTCCACTAATATTAATGGTGTAAAACATTCCCTTAAGGAACAACACAACCCTGAGATCAGTAGTGCAAGTTTTCAACCTGTTCCAACAACATCTGTAGATGACTCAGTATCAACGTCACAGTATGTGCCTGCTTCATTTGATGACGCTTCAAAGATCTGCAGTACTGATATTGGCGCACCTAGTTTCCAAGAGACAAAAGAACTACAGGTTGATAGCCATGTTGCTGAGGACTCAGAGGCAGAAGATGATGACCTTTATTTATCAAATTGTAGAATTTCTCTGGTGGGTTTTGAGGAGAAAGAGTCGTCAAGGTTAGTCATGATGATACGCAATGGTGGTGGATCCCGGCATGTTATGTTAAGTGAGAGACTCACACATATTATTCTTGGTGCACCATCAGAGGA AGAAAAAAAGGAGGTGAGACGTCTGGCTGCTTGGGGTGTAATCAATGTGGTAAAAGCAACATGGTTAGAAGACTGCAACAAAGCAAAAAAGGAGGTGAAAGTATCCCCAAGTTATGTGGCTAATGAGTTGCTCGCGAAAG AGTTTTCATGTGCGGTTATGGAAAAAACTGTTATGCGGGAAACAAAAGCAGCCAAAAACTCAGGTGGAATTTTTCATATTCCAACCGTCAATGACTTGCATGATAAACAACTTGGAAACGATCTGTCATCTGAAAGAAAATCAGCACGGGGCAAACATGAAACCATGAATAGTAACCGGACAGCAACGAAGTCTGCAATATCAAGTCAACAGAATGGAGTGGCTAGTACTAGCGAGTACCACCCCAAATTTCAAGTAAACTCTTCTGCAATAAATCGGCAGAGTAGCAGATCATCAAATACTTTCAAAGGGAGAATATTTTGTTTCTCAAATTCATTTTCCCACGATCGG AGAGCTCAGGTTGTTGACTGGGTCAGAGAAGGTGGAGGCATTATGGTGGATGATGCACAATCAACAGTTGTGGATTTCATTATCGAGAGCCACGGACAGAATAGCATGCTCCGCGACTCTTCTCATTCAACTGCTGTTTCCACTCATTGGATACGCTCATGTTTGGAG GAGGGCTGCTTCCAAGATGTGGGAAGCCATCCTATTTTCTCACCTTTGTGCTGTCGCATCCCGTTTCCTGGGTTTGAAGATTTTCGTTTCTGTGTGTCACAATATGAAGAGAAAGATAGACTTCTGCTGAAGAACTTGTGCTTTATCCTCGGAAGTAAATTTACAGAGAAAGCAACAAAGAAAGTGACCCATCTTATCTGCAAATTTGCAAGTGGTCCAAAGTATGAGGCTTACTATAGTAGGGGAATTCCAACCATAACAGCAGAGTGGCTCTTTGAGTGTGTAAGACAG GATAGAATTGTCCCTTTTGACCAGtttcagccaaaaccacctacTTCTCAGGACAGAGATGCTGGTCTATGCACTGTTAGTCAATATCCCACACAGGCCGCAAAGACAATTTCCAGATTTGACTGCTCTGAGTCGCATACTGAATCTCAATTACCAAGAAGCAGTTCAAAATACAACTCCG GTAATGCCTCTGTTAATGAGGAACCAAATGATCCTGGTGTTAGTAAAAGGAGGCGATTATCCGAGTTTGGCAAAGCTAATGATACATCTGGAAACATAGGAAGAACTGAGGAACTCCAGGATAGTACCCCTGTTCCTGATGTTGCAGATGCAATAGAGGACCTACTGGTTCAATCATCCAAG ATTCAGGACGTACAACCTCCTAGGAGT ATTTTTGCACCCGATGATTCTGTTCTTAATCAAGATCAGGAAAATACACACTCTTTTGGCATTTCAAGGCACTGGTTGAACAT GCCACAGAAGCTACACAGCACCCCTGACACGAAAGTTCAAAGTGGGAACTCAGCCACCACCTCTGCTGCCCCTCCTGCCGCAGCCACTGCCTATTATCCTTTCAGTGAAACTCAGACTGAGTCTCAG GTCGTTGGCTATGAAGAAGATTTGACTGGCAGGCAAAAGATTATCGACAGAGTTCGTTCTCAGAGCATTAATGTCACCCCGGCAGCTGAAATGTCTTCCGATACTTAG